The following proteins are co-located in the Billgrantia tianxiuensis genome:
- a CDS encoding DUF4426 domain-containing protein, giving the protein MLKCLLSYHRALAVVLLLGLLPLSGQAQQFERIGNYQIHYSAVSTSFLPESVTEAHGIQRSPALALLNVSVLEDVDGELRPTNASVSGTVGELQGERTPLQFRTLREGSTQSQVAVFRIRDDEPMHFALEVRYDRNQEPAEVGFIQRFHIDR; this is encoded by the coding sequence ATGCTGAAATGTCTGTTGTCGTACCATCGTGCTCTGGCCGTTGTCCTGCTGCTGGGGCTGCTGCCGCTTTCGGGCCAGGCCCAGCAGTTCGAGAGGATCGGCAACTACCAGATTCACTACAGTGCCGTGAGCACTAGCTTCCTGCCCGAATCGGTGACCGAGGCCCATGGCATCCAGCGCAGTCCCGCCCTGGCGCTGCTCAATGTCAGCGTGCTCGAGGATGTCGATGGCGAACTGCGCCCGACCAACGCTTCGGTCAGTGGCACGGTAGGTGAACTCCAGGGCGAGCGCACGCCGCTGCAGTTCCGCACCCTGCGCGAAGGCAGTACACAGTCGCAGGTTGCGGTGTTTCGCATCCGCGACGACGAGCCGATGCATTTCGCGCTCGAGGTTCGCTACGACCGCAACCAGGAGCCGGCCGAAGTGGGTTTCATCCAGCGCTTCCATATCGATCGCTGA
- a CDS encoding Rieske (2Fe-2S) protein, with translation MADIIARLGQLEASASYGLTLPDGRHVFLVRVHDQVSAFVNRCPHQGVPLNLPEGDFLEAGGELIQCGMHGALFLPETGECVFGPCQGRFLEALPISIDAEGNIHLAGE, from the coding sequence ATGGCTGACATCATCGCTCGGCTGGGCCAGCTCGAGGCCTCTGCCTCATACGGCCTGACGTTGCCCGACGGCCGCCACGTCTTTCTGGTGCGCGTGCACGACCAGGTCAGCGCTTTCGTCAACCGCTGTCCTCACCAGGGCGTACCGCTCAATCTTCCGGAGGGGGATTTTCTCGAGGCGGGCGGCGAGCTGATACAGTGCGGCATGCACGGCGCGCTGTTTCTGCCGGAAACCGGCGAATGCGTATTCGGCCCCTGCCAAGGGCGCTTCCTGGAAGCGCTGCCGATCTCAATCGATGCCGAGGGCAACATTCACCTGGCGGGTGAGTGA